One segment of Triticum aestivum cultivar Chinese Spring chromosome 2A, IWGSC CS RefSeq v2.1, whole genome shotgun sequence DNA contains the following:
- the LOC123191117 gene encoding wall-associated receptor kinase-like 8, with protein MFKKLKHRPAQYYPTQTKKPYSIDIQEMSTAMASLVLAVLVLPSATTAAVATATRNCSDTCGMVGEIPYPFGLGPSCSLPGFSLTCADNTSYPMLGNLPIESFDIFDSNNLYANISYAYNYLCARISYTVKMIPGVRDYSVHWEAPARHFAMSGSLNMLFVVGCGVKASLFIGNSTVEVGNCSVVCAEARIMEKLPKGVCDGIGCCFIDIRVNLRAFTLNISRTSGSARSKEVYAFISGGGKDQIFWPIDALRSMLPEYLEYEFATLEWAIPYKLNCKRAMEDRASYACVANHSECKDSSMGGYFCVCKWGDYGNPYVDARCPEYEPPRPSPPPPPPPPPPAPPAVVYDSIQPKKDCDMSCGNVSIPFPFGIKLGCFATEQFYLKCLRALPGTDLPVLELNGSLVVSDISIDEGILLVDEKLEPSDLFSNPETLYALSGKRGVVKWAVVKMPCLHAQLNESDYKCLSSHSDCIDVTDDGTLKLLGYRCKCSSGFEGNPYIKDGCTDINECLQPDKYTCNGICHNNKFGSYTCTSSDSSGHHLVLGITIGLSSGGGILFLAVFVAILTRRWNRAIQKRSRKRYFRKNKGILLEHIISSDKSANDGTKIFSLEDLEKGTNNFDQARVVGRGGHGTVYKGILIDQRVVAIKKSTLSVISEIEEFINEVSILSQINHRNVVKLHGCCLESEVPLLVYEFISNGTLYDLLHRPSEQNSSNLLMPLSWEKRLRIATEIAGTLTYLHFSASVSVLHRDVKSMNVLLNDSYTTKVSDFGASRLIPIDQTHLVTAVQGTFGYLDPEYYYTGQLNDKSDVYSFGVILVELLTRRKPIIQNEHGEKQNLSNYFLCAMRERLLEETVDAQILGGGRDEGVLCMAQLAEECLRLTREERPTMKDVEMRLQLLTGCRVALRVRQEEEAPPAGDDGHGGVNLIVGQHGSRQFSQEHEFVSSLRVPR; from the exons ATGTTTAAGAAGTTGAAGCACCGGCCTGCACAATACTATCCAACACAGACAAAGAAACCCTATAGTATAGATATACAAGAGATGAGCACGGCCATGGCATCACTGGTGCTTGCAGTGCTCGTGTTGCCGTCGGCAACAACTGCCGCGGTGGCCACGGCTACAAGAAATTGCTCCGACACCTGTGGTATGGTTGGTGAGATACCTTATCCGTTTGGATTAGGTCCGTCATGCTCTTTACCTGGTTTCAGCCTCACTTGTGCGGACAACACCAGTTACCCCATGCTGGGCAACCTACCCATCGAGAGCTTTGACATCTTTGATTCCAACAACCTGTACGCCAATATCTCGTACGCCTACAACTACCTGTGCGCCAGGATCTCCTACACCGTGAAGATGATTCCCGGTGTCCGCGACTACTCTGTTCACTGGGAAGCTCCGGCCCGGCACTTTGCCATGTCTGGCTCGTTAAACATGTTGTTCGTCGTTGGCTGCGGCGTCAAGGCCTCGCTGTTCATCGGCAACTCAACCGTTGAGGTCGGGAATTGCTCCGTCGTCTGTGCCGAAGCTCGAATCATGGAGAAGCTGCCCAAGGGTGTATGCGATGGCATCGGATGCTGTTTCATTGACATACGGGTGAACCTAAGGGCGTTCACCCTCAACATCTCACGCACCAGCGGTTCTGCTCGCTCGAAGGAGGTGTACGCGTTCATCAGCGGAGGTGGTAAGGACCAAATATTCTGGCCGAT CGACGCCCTGAGATCTATGTTGCCGGAATATCTCGAGTACGAATTTGCTACCCTGGAATGGGCTATTCCCTACAAGCTGAACTGTAAGCGCGCCATGGAGGACAGGGCAAGCTATGCATGCGTTGCTAATCACAGTGA GTGTAAGGACTCGTCGATGGGTGGATACTTTTGCGTTTGCAAGTGGGGCGACTACGGCAACCCCTACGTTGATGCCAGGTGCCCGGAATACGAACCACCTCGGCcatctccaccacctccgccacctccaccgcctcccgctcctccggcAG TCGTTTATGACTCCATCCAGCCGAAGAAGGATTGTGACATGTCGTGTGGGAACGTGAGCATCCCGTTCCCCTTTGGAATAAAGCTAGGCTGCTTTGCAACTGAACAATTCTATCTCAAATGTCTTCGAGCCTTGCCGGGGACTGATCTTCCGGTGCTTGAACTGAATGGTAGTTTGGTCGTCAGTGACATATCTATTGACGAAGGTATTTTACTCGTTGACGAGAAATTAGAGCCAAGTGATCTCTTTTCTAATCCGGAGACGCTCTATGCCTTATCTGGGAAACGGGGCGTGGTCAAGTGGGCCGTTGTTAAAATGCCATGCTTGCATGCACAGCTAAATGAGAGCGACTACAAATGCTTGAGCTCCCACAGTGACTGCATCGATGTCACTGATGATGGAACACTCAAACTTCTAGGTTACCGCTGCAAGTGCTCTTCTGGTTTTGAAGGGAATCCTTATATTAAAGATGGATGCACAG ATATAAACGAGTGCCTGCAGCCAGATAAATACACCTGCAACGGTATTTGCCACAATAATAAATTCGGGAGCTACACATGCACAAGCTCG GATTCCTCGGGGCATCATCTAGTATTAG GTATCACCATTGGACTAAGCAGTGGTGGGGGCATTCTATTTCTTGCTGTATTTGTTGCTATTCTTACACGAAGATGGAATCGGGCCATTCAAAAGCGCTCGAGAAAACGGTATTTTCGGAAGAACAAAGGCATTCTGCTAGAACATATTATCTCTTCAGACAAAAGTGCCAACGATGGCACAAAGATATTCTCCCTGGAGGATCTAGAGAAGGGAACAAACAATTTTGATCAAGCCCGTGTGGTCGGACGGGGTGGCCATGGCACAGTCTATAAGGGTATCTTGATCGACCAACGCGTGGTGGCCATCAAGAAATCAACGCTCTCGGTGATCAGCGAGATCGAAGAGTTCATCAACGAGGTGTCCATCTTGTCGCAGATCAACCACCGAAACGTAGTGAAGCTTCATGGATGTTGCCTCGAATCCGAGGTCCCTCTGCTTGTCTATGAGTTCATCTCCAACGGCACGCTCTACGACCTTCTGCACCGCCCCTCCGAGCAAAACAGTAGCAACTTATTGATGCCATTATCCTGGGAGAAGCGCCTGAGGATCGCCACCGAGATCGCGGGCACGCTCACGTACCTGCACTTTTCGGCTTCCGTGTCGGTCCTCCATAGAGATGTCAAGTCCATGAACGTGCTCCTAAACGACAGCTACACCACAAAGGTCTCGGATTTTGGTGCATCGAGGCTGATCCCCATAGATCAAACGCACCTGGTCACCGCCGTTCAGGGTACGTTTGGGTACCTGGATCCGGAGTATTACTACACGGGACAACTCAACGACAAGAGCGATGTTTACAGTTTTGGAGTGATACTTGTTGAGCTGCTGACGAGGAGGAAGCCCATCATCCAGAATGAGCATGGCGAGAAGCAGAACTTGTCAAACTACTTCTTGTGCGCCATGAGGGAGAGGCTCCTCGAGGAAACGGTGGACGCGCAGATCCTGGGGGGTGGAAGAGATGAAGGGGTTCTGTGCATGGCTCAGTTGGCAGAGGAGTGCCTCAGGCTGACTCGAGAGGAGAGGCCAACCATGAAAGATGTGGAGATGAGGCTGCAGCTCCTCACAGGATGCCGTGTTGCACTGAGGGTGAGGCAAGAAGAAGAGGCACCACCTGCGGGAGATGACGGGCATGGAGGGGTCAATCTGATAGTCGGTCAGCATGGCTCACGTCAGTTCAGCCAAGAACATGAGTTCGTCTCATCTCTGCGTGTACCGCGGTAG